In Leptospira brenneri, a single genomic region encodes these proteins:
- a CDS encoding ABC transporter permease: MLFLAIRQIFSRPQQSVLTLIGIVLGTAGYIVFSGIMLGFQAVITDQLVNSDGQIKISPRDELITERTFEDVFFQGKLVRWLSPPSGRTDNSRLTNVLGWMEKLSNDHRVVSFAPQLSKEVIFVNGKETAPARFVGIDPNIQPKVTNLGDYIVEGKLSDLSRGTSLAIMGEGVLNKLGAKMGDTVSVYIPGTDLIPVKVVGILSTGNRLIDEVTVYASLSSVQSITKSSGEISQIIVKIKDIRAAAEIAEDLRYFSKDKVESWDEVNASILQVFRTQDIVRNSTTFTIILVVAFGIYNILNMVVNQKKKEVAILRSIGFDEKDTIQLFIFQGLFLGTLGALIGIFVGILGCYYIDGIPIGDPKQNSKALMKKMMISWDLMIYVKGFCIAVLSASIASYIPARMASRLSPVDIIRGAT, encoded by the coding sequence ATGTTGTTCCTCGCGATAAGACAAATTTTTTCTAGACCACAGCAGTCTGTTCTTACTTTGATCGGGATTGTTCTTGGGACTGCAGGTTATATTGTTTTTTCCGGAATCATGTTGGGGTTTCAAGCAGTTATAACCGACCAATTAGTAAACTCAGATGGGCAAATTAAAATTTCTCCAAGAGATGAACTCATCACAGAACGAACCTTCGAAGATGTTTTTTTTCAAGGTAAGTTGGTTCGATGGTTGTCTCCGCCTTCCGGAAGAACTGATAATTCACGGTTAACGAACGTTCTTGGATGGATGGAAAAATTATCCAATGATCATCGGGTTGTTTCTTTTGCCCCTCAACTCAGTAAAGAGGTTATTTTTGTTAATGGAAAAGAAACTGCTCCTGCACGATTTGTTGGTATTGATCCAAACATCCAACCCAAAGTGACTAATCTTGGTGATTACATTGTAGAAGGTAAGTTATCTGATTTATCTCGCGGAACATCACTTGCGATTATGGGTGAGGGTGTATTAAATAAACTTGGTGCGAAAATGGGTGACACTGTTTCCGTTTATATTCCTGGCACTGATTTGATTCCTGTTAAAGTTGTTGGAATTCTCAGTACAGGAAATAGGTTAATTGATGAAGTAACCGTCTATGCATCTCTATCTTCCGTTCAAAGTATCACTAAATCAAGTGGAGAAATTTCTCAGATCATTGTTAAAATTAAAGACATTCGCGCCGCAGCAGAAATAGCCGAGGACTTACGTTACTTTAGCAAAGATAAGGTTGAAAGCTGGGATGAAGTCAATGCAAGTATTTTACAGGTATTTCGCACACAAGACATTGTTAGGAATTCTACAACTTTTACAATCATCCTCGTTGTTGCATTTGGTATTTATAACATACTAAATATGGTTGTGAATCAAAAGAAAAAGGAAGTAGCAATCCTCCGTTCTATTGGTTTTGATGAAAAGGATACAATTCAACTTTTTATTTTTCAAGGTCTGTTTTTGGGAACTTTAGGAGCTTTGATTGGAATTTTTGTTGGGATTCTTGGATGTTATTACATTGATGGAATTCCTATCGGAGATCCCAAACAGAATTCAAAAGCACTTATGAAAAAAATGATGATATCTTGGGATCTAATGATTTATGTAAAAGGATTTTGTATTGCTGTTCTCAGTGCATCTATCGCTAGTTATATACCTGCGCGTATGGCCAGTCGTCTGTCTCCTGTTGATATTATCAGAGGGGCAACCTAA
- a CDS encoding efflux RND transporter periplasmic adaptor subunit, which translates to MDRKKLYLFGSLFVIILILFSFFFLRSGKGNRIMIEKGSLVEAVYALGTVKPVDSFSLKFGIAASVREVFVEEGQTVTKGQALLVNDSGITFRSPLNGTLTKLNVAKNETTMPGLPVLEIQNLKEVFVSVSLDQESALRVKPGQSVQLSFESIRGNVYKGKVERIYPSNGQFLVRIEAHEFPQGILPDMTTDVAIEVSSKDNVVLVPLVAVDRGKVTRFRDGNKDKIEIRIGAINSEFGELIQGDLKEGDEVLVKN; encoded by the coding sequence ATGGATCGTAAAAAACTCTATCTTTTTGGTTCCTTATTTGTAATCATTCTAATCCTCTTTTCTTTCTTTTTCCTTCGCAGTGGCAAAGGGAACAGAATAATGATCGAAAAAGGTTCATTAGTCGAAGCTGTGTATGCTTTAGGGACAGTAAAACCTGTAGATAGTTTTAGTTTGAAGTTTGGAATCGCGGCCTCAGTTCGAGAGGTTTTTGTGGAAGAGGGACAAACTGTAACAAAAGGCCAAGCTTTACTTGTGAATGATTCTGGAATTACCTTTCGTTCTCCTCTGAATGGAACTCTTACTAAACTAAATGTAGCAAAAAATGAAACTACAATGCCAGGACTTCCGGTTTTAGAAATTCAAAATTTAAAAGAAGTATTTGTTTCTGTTTCTCTTGACCAAGAATCTGCTCTCCGTGTCAAACCAGGACAATCTGTCCAACTTAGTTTTGAATCCATCCGAGGGAATGTTTATAAGGGAAAGGTTGAGAGAATTTATCCATCTAACGGACAATTTTTAGTTCGTATTGAAGCTCACGAATTTCCACAGGGAATTTTACCGGATATGACAACAGATGTCGCTATTGAGGTTTCTTCAAAAGATAATGTGGTATTAGTCCCGTTAGTCGCTGTAGATAGAGGGAAAGTAACTCGGTTTCGCGATGGAAATAAAGATAAAATTGAAATTCGAATTGGTGCGATCAATTCAGAATTCGGAGAACTCATCCAAGGTGATTTGAAAGAAGGCGACGAAGTATTGGTTAAAAACTAA
- the mtaB gene encoding tRNA (N(6)-L-threonylcarbamoyladenosine(37)-C(2))-methylthiotransferase MtaB, with protein MKIKFHTLGCRLNFFETDGMYSVLKDKGFSLAEAEEKAEYIVVNTCTVTNKADVKNRNIIRNAIRTNPGAKVYVTGCYAETDKEILQNIPGVFGVFGNTEKSSLPYKILEDWEGKKIETNQSFDRFSYSDVLPEGHTRAYLKIQDGCNRKCSYCKIPAARGLGVSRNYNDVLDQVRYLQDNGVGEIQLTGVNLGWYRLENGEKGFLNLLEDILKILEYSRIRLSSIEPPDVGSGLLDLMKHPRFCKFLHVPIQSGSRKVLKDMRRTYHPDAFRTRIELAKEKLPNLFLGTDVIVGFPSETELEFQETKQLLNELGFAKLHVFPYSVRKGTSAESFGDPIPGDEKKRRVLDLMSLSSELHTKYAESVVGKTYEAILESDGRFVTDNYLKGRLADSFSFDTLQKGQFVDVRCLEYKPAKDKEGEFVFGLSL; from the coding sequence GTGAAAATTAAATTTCATACACTTGGCTGTCGGTTGAATTTTTTTGAAACCGACGGTATGTATTCTGTTTTAAAAGATAAAGGGTTTTCGCTTGCAGAAGCAGAAGAAAAGGCTGAATACATCGTTGTCAATACATGTACAGTGACAAATAAAGCCGATGTAAAAAATCGAAATATCATTCGAAATGCAATCCGCACGAATCCAGGTGCAAAAGTTTATGTAACTGGCTGTTATGCGGAAACCGATAAAGAAATTTTACAGAACATTCCTGGTGTTTTTGGAGTTTTTGGAAATACCGAAAAAAGTTCTCTTCCTTATAAGATCTTAGAAGATTGGGAAGGCAAAAAAATTGAAACAAACCAGTCTTTTGATCGTTTCTCTTATTCTGATGTACTTCCAGAGGGCCATACCCGTGCGTATCTAAAAATCCAAGATGGATGTAATAGAAAATGTTCTTACTGTAAAATTCCTGCTGCTCGAGGTCTTGGTGTTAGTCGAAATTATAATGATGTTTTAGACCAAGTGAGATACCTCCAAGACAATGGAGTTGGTGAGATCCAGCTAACCGGTGTAAATTTGGGATGGTACAGGTTGGAAAATGGTGAAAAAGGTTTTCTAAATCTTTTGGAAGACATTTTAAAAATTTTAGAATATTCCAGAATTCGTCTTTCCTCCATTGAACCTCCCGATGTAGGGTCGGGTTTACTGGATCTAATGAAACATCCCCGGTTTTGTAAGTTTTTACATGTTCCCATCCAAAGTGGAAGCCGTAAGGTTTTAAAGGATATGCGTCGGACTTACCATCCTGATGCTTTTCGCACAAGGATTGAACTTGCAAAAGAAAAACTTCCTAATTTATTCTTAGGGACTGATGTGATTGTTGGGTTTCCTTCTGAAACAGAACTAGAGTTTCAAGAAACAAAACAATTGTTGAATGAGCTTGGGTTTGCAAAATTACATGTTTTCCCTTATTCAGTAAGAAAGGGAACCTCTGCGGAATCATTCGGTGATCCCATTCCTGGTGACGAAAAAAAACGTAGAGTTTTGGATCTCATGTCACTAAGTTCTGAACTTCATACCAAATATGCAGAATCCGTGGTTGGTAAAACATACGAAGCCATTCTTGAAAGTGATGGAAGGTTCGTGACGGACAACTATCTTAAAGGTAGGCTTGCAGATTCCTTTTCTTTTGATACACTTCAAAAAGGTCAATTTGTAGATGTTAGGTGTTTGGAGTACAAACCCGCCAAAGATAAAGAAGGTGAGTTCGTTTTCGGACTTTCACTTTAG
- a CDS encoding ATP--guanido phosphotransferase, which translates to MLYCRFCGTKEIQFRKSGKFGCTHCVSIFDYPKPKGKNKIPEPFLQTLEIFVKKNSKSITLLSLRTRITRNLKSNLFPYYDSLVEKSKQLLVDFGLEESLYPGGIPPTRLEGEKSVLGMGFYLGSEDHIRWENLIFTKEKNLGGYPSAKPKNWISIFRFLFKKPLWASAPEVGFISSCPTNLGRGRRDSLLVAVAVDVVSEFFSILRTLVDFGIEFAPSSDHRIGNIGKERVLVVKISWKNASVAQKRDFYKILGLLGSY; encoded by the coding sequence ATGTTGTATTGCCGTTTTTGCGGAACCAAAGAGATTCAGTTTCGTAAAAGCGGTAAATTTGGTTGTACCCATTGTGTTTCCATTTTCGACTATCCTAAACCAAAAGGAAAAAACAAAATCCCGGAACCTTTCCTCCAAACCTTAGAAATTTTCGTAAAAAAAAATTCTAAGTCCATAACTCTTTTGTCTCTACGGACAAGGATCACGAGAAACCTAAAATCAAATCTTTTTCCTTATTATGATTCTTTGGTTGAAAAGTCAAAACAGCTGTTAGTCGATTTTGGTTTGGAAGAATCTCTTTACCCTGGAGGGATCCCCCCTACAAGGCTCGAAGGGGAAAAATCTGTTTTGGGTATGGGATTTTATTTAGGTTCGGAAGACCATATTCGTTGGGAGAATCTAATATTTACCAAAGAGAAGAATCTTGGCGGATATCCTTCTGCAAAACCCAAAAATTGGATTTCCATATTTCGTTTTTTATTCAAAAAACCACTTTGGGCGAGTGCACCCGAAGTTGGATTTATTTCTTCCTGTCCTACCAATTTAGGGAGGGGAAGGAGGGATTCCCTTCTTGTCGCCGTGGCAGTAGATGTCGTTTCTGAGTTTTTTTCAATTTTACGAACTTTAGTCGATTTTGGTATAGAATTTGCTCCTTCCTCCGATCATAGAATTGGGAACATCGGAAAAGAACGGGTTCTCGTCGTAAAAATCTCGTGGAAGAACGCAAGTGTGGCTCAAAAACGCGACTTTTACAAAATTCTTGGTTTACTAGGCTCCTATTAA
- a CDS encoding ATP-dependent Clp protease ATP-binding subunit codes for MLEFTKRAKRVINEIAQDEAKRLGSDFIGPEHILLGLLREEDSVAIKILTNLNINLNELRKEVEKRTREGSGALLLDVSQGQDKYQKMIEVSKEEAKRLKHNYVGTEHILLALLRDNNNIAGGSLSSFSVNYNVIKSEILRLLGAPPSGAVGGGAGTQGATQGQTQQQAAPRQEKSKTPILDEFARDLTQLAREKKLDPVIGRSKEIERVIQILSRKTKNNPVLVGESGVGKTAIVEGLAQAVIEKLVPDLLFDKRVLSLDLASLIAGTKYRGEFEERLKKIMKEIVTSQNIIIFIDELHTLIGAGAAEGAVDAANILKPALARGELQCIGATTNNEYRKYIEKDSALERRFQMVKVLEPSVDDAVLILDGLKKAYEAHHKVRYTEKAIEQAVKLSHRYINDRFLPDKAIDIIDEAGAKARLANCQRPNEIKEIEEEIKGLSSKKEDLVRSQEYEKAAAVRDEVNRKKGQLEEKTKQWQERMEGYAVSIEEEDILSVVSLWTGIPLKKMEQSENVKLLNLEDDIKGRIVGQTDAIEKVARAVRRSRTGLKSEKRPTGSFIFLGPTGVGKTELAKALAEQLFGSEDNMLRIDMSEYMEPHAVSRLIGAPPGYVGYDDGGQLTEFVRRKPYSLVLLDEIEKAHHDLFNILLQIMEEGNLTDTKGRKVNFRDTIIIMTSNIAAKEISKGGRLGFEDFAEERETYKAEQAREQLKKHFNPEFLNRVDEVVYFAPLKKEEIVSIVDIMLKDFNKRLTEKKVLVDLSQTAKEHFATIGYDQNYGARPLRRVFQRELEDYMAIQSLKGVYDNPTKILVDFAEGKLVYAETPWTDYKEVPKKDDGSSPSAEEKDLALV; via the coding sequence ATGTTGGAATTCACAAAAAGAGCAAAAAGAGTCATCAACGAAATCGCCCAAGATGAGGCAAAACGTTTAGGTTCCGATTTTATCGGTCCTGAGCACATTCTACTTGGGCTTCTCCGGGAGGAGGACTCTGTCGCGATCAAGATTCTTACGAATCTAAATATCAATTTGAACGAACTCCGTAAAGAAGTCGAAAAAAGGACTCGTGAGGGTTCTGGTGCCTTGTTACTTGATGTAAGCCAAGGACAAGACAAATACCAAAAAATGATCGAAGTTTCTAAAGAGGAAGCAAAACGCCTCAAACATAACTATGTCGGAACAGAACACATTCTTTTGGCACTTCTTCGTGATAATAATAATATCGCAGGTGGATCGTTATCATCTTTCAGCGTAAATTATAATGTAATTAAATCTGAGATTCTACGACTTTTGGGTGCACCACCTTCTGGTGCTGTGGGTGGAGGAGCAGGAACACAAGGTGCGACGCAAGGCCAAACCCAACAACAAGCAGCTCCTAGACAAGAAAAGAGTAAAACTCCTATTTTGGATGAGTTTGCACGGGATCTAACACAACTTGCTCGTGAGAAAAAATTGGATCCAGTCATTGGTCGTTCGAAAGAAATCGAAAGGGTCATTCAAATCCTTTCTCGTAAAACCAAAAACAATCCAGTTCTCGTGGGAGAATCGGGTGTCGGTAAAACTGCCATCGTAGAAGGCTTAGCACAAGCCGTGATTGAAAAATTGGTTCCAGATCTTCTTTTCGATAAACGAGTGTTATCTCTTGATTTGGCGAGTCTCATTGCAGGAACAAAATACCGTGGTGAGTTTGAAGAACGATTGAAAAAAATCATGAAAGAAATCGTAACTTCTCAAAACATCATCATCTTTATTGATGAGTTACACACTCTGATTGGAGCTGGTGCCGCAGAAGGTGCAGTGGATGCAGCAAATATTTTAAAACCTGCCCTTGCTCGTGGAGAATTACAATGTATTGGTGCCACTACCAATAACGAATACCGTAAATACATCGAAAAAGATTCTGCTTTGGAAAGAAGATTCCAAATGGTGAAAGTATTAGAACCTTCTGTAGATGATGCAGTGTTGATCTTAGATGGTTTGAAAAAAGCATACGAAGCACACCATAAGGTTCGTTATACGGAAAAAGCAATCGAACAAGCGGTGAAGTTATCTCACCGTTATATCAATGATCGTTTTTTACCAGACAAAGCCATTGATATCATCGATGAAGCAGGAGCGAAAGCTCGTCTTGCCAACTGCCAACGTCCGAACGAAATCAAAGAAATTGAAGAAGAGATCAAAGGTCTATCTTCCAAAAAAGAAGATTTGGTTCGCAGCCAAGAGTATGAAAAAGCAGCTGCGGTTCGTGACGAAGTGAATCGCAAAAAAGGCCAATTGGAAGAAAAAACCAAACAATGGCAAGAACGTATGGAAGGTTATGCGGTTTCTATCGAAGAAGAAGACATTCTCTCCGTTGTGAGCCTTTGGACAGGAATTCCTTTGAAAAAAATGGAACAGTCCGAAAATGTAAAACTTCTCAATTTGGAAGACGATATCAAAGGAAGAATCGTTGGGCAAACCGATGCTATTGAAAAAGTGGCTCGCGCCGTCAGACGTTCTCGCACTGGACTAAAGAGCGAAAAACGACCTACGGGATCCTTTATTTTCCTTGGACCAACAGGTGTGGGAAAAACAGAACTTGCAAAAGCGCTCGCAGAACAACTGTTTGGATCTGAAGACAATATGCTCCGCATTGATATGTCGGAATATATGGAACCACATGCGGTTTCAAGACTGATTGGGGCTCCTCCAGGTTACGTAGGATATGATGATGGTGGACAACTCACTGAGTTCGTAAGAAGAAAACCATATAGTTTGGTTTTACTCGACGAAATCGAAAAAGCTCATCATGATCTTTTTAATATCTTACTCCAAATCATGGAAGAGGGAAACTTAACTGATACCAAAGGTCGTAAGGTAAACTTCCGCGATACTATCATCATCATGACATCGAACATCGCTGCGAAAGAGATTTCCAAAGGTGGACGATTAGGTTTTGAAGACTTCGCAGAAGAAAGAGAAACTTACAAAGCAGAACAAGCTCGTGAACAGTTGAAAAAACATTTCAACCCAGAGTTCCTCAACCGTGTGGATGAAGTGGTTTACTTTGCACCTCTGAAAAAAGAAGAGATCGTGAGCATTGTGGATATCATGTTAAAAGATTTTAACAAACGATTGACTGAGAAAAAAGTGCTAGTGGATCTTTCGCAAACAGCAAAGGAACATTTTGCAACCATTGGATACGACCAAAACTATGGGGCTCGTCCACTCCGACGAGTGTTCCAAAGAGAATTGGAAGACTATATGGCAATACAATCTTTGAAAGGTGTTTATGATAACCCAACGAAGATCCTTGTTGATTTTGCAGAAGGAAAACTTGTGTATGCGGAAACTCCTTGGACCGACTACAAAGAAGTTCCGAAAAAAGATGACGGCTCTTCTCCAAGTGCCGAGGAAAAAGATTTGGCTCTCGTTTAG
- a CDS encoding trans-sulfuration enzyme family protein, with translation MFEHFETDAIRIQTKRTGEKEHSTPLFLTSSFVFDDAEHARALFAEEVTGNQYTRFSNPNTTELIEKMCSLEHTEDGITTASGMSAVFTSVFGLVKSGDHIVSARAIFGSTHQIFANILPRFGVTTTYVDINKPELWEAAFQENTKIVYIETPSNPGLDIVDLAWVSALCKKKKAILIVDNCFCSPYIQRPADFGADIVIHSATKYLDGQGRVIAGIILGKKELIQPIRYMARNTGPSLSPMNAWVISKSLETLAVRMDRHSENAIKLAEFLEGSADVELVRYPFLPNDPGYAIAKKQMKAGGGIVSFVIKGGVERARKFLDALKWFSLTANLGDTRTTVTHPTSTTHSKLSEAERLAVGILPGLIRVSVGLEHIDDIIAEVKQALSNSK, from the coding sequence ATGTTTGAACACTTTGAAACTGACGCCATCCGCATCCAAACCAAAAGAACCGGAGAAAAGGAACATTCCACTCCACTATTTTTAACTTCTAGTTTTGTTTTTGATGATGCGGAACATGCAAGAGCACTTTTTGCAGAAGAGGTAACAGGGAACCAATACACTCGGTTTTCCAATCCTAATACCACCGAGTTAATTGAAAAAATGTGTTCACTTGAGCATACTGAGGATGGAATTACCACTGCTTCAGGGATGTCTGCTGTGTTTACCTCTGTATTTGGACTTGTCAAGTCAGGAGACCATATCGTATCTGCTCGTGCTATTTTTGGATCCACACATCAAATTTTTGCAAACATATTACCGCGTTTTGGAGTGACTACCACTTATGTAGATATCAACAAACCTGAGTTATGGGAGGCGGCTTTTCAAGAAAACACAAAGATCGTTTATATAGAAACACCTTCCAATCCGGGCCTTGATATTGTTGATTTAGCTTGGGTTTCAGCGCTTTGTAAAAAGAAAAAAGCCATACTGATCGTAGACAATTGTTTTTGTTCTCCTTATATCCAAAGACCTGCTGATTTCGGTGCTGATATTGTGATTCATTCAGCGACTAAATACTTAGATGGCCAAGGAAGGGTAATTGCGGGTATCATTCTTGGTAAAAAAGAACTTATCCAACCCATTCGTTATATGGCTCGTAACACTGGACCGTCTCTATCTCCGATGAATGCTTGGGTTATATCCAAAAGTTTAGAAACTTTAGCAGTAAGGATGGATCGACATTCTGAAAATGCTATCAAGTTGGCTGAATTTTTGGAAGGATCGGCAGATGTGGAATTAGTCCGATATCCATTTTTACCAAATGATCCTGGTTATGCGATTGCAAAAAAACAAATGAAAGCCGGTGGTGGGATTGTTTCTTTTGTGATCAAAGGTGGAGTCGAAAGAGCTAGAAAATTTTTAGATGCACTCAAGTGGTTTTCTCTTACTGCCAATTTGGGTGATACAAGAACCACTGTGACTCATCCAACATCGACAACTCACTCTAAGTTATCGGAAGCAGAAAGATTAGCAGTAGGAATTTTACCTGGTCTCATCCGTGTTTCTGTTGGTTTAGAACACATTGATGACATCATCGCGGAAGTGAAGCAGGCACTTTCCAACTCAAAGTAA
- a CDS encoding ABC transporter ATP-binding protein, with amino-acid sequence MLGIEAKNIFKSFGTPPQDILKDVSLDITVGDFVALTGKSGSGKSTFLYIVSGLDNPTSGDVKLSGTSLLGMNSAEIHCLRNTSIGFVFQFHYLLPELTGLENITMPARKTGTHKAMEEYALHLMESFSVLHCKDKFPSQMSGGEGQRVAIARALIQKPKFLFADEPTGNLDTINGDKVMEIFKRINKEDGTTILFVTHDPDYAALASRRVHMIDGKIAEIS; translated from the coding sequence ATGTTAGGAATCGAAGCCAAAAATATTTTTAAGTCCTTTGGGACTCCACCGCAAGATATTTTGAAAGATGTATCTTTGGATATTACCGTTGGAGATTTTGTTGCTCTTACGGGTAAGTCGGGTTCTGGTAAATCTACGTTTTTATACATTGTGAGTGGACTAGACAATCCAACGAGCGGAGACGTTAAGTTAAGTGGAACTTCTCTTCTTGGAATGAATAGTGCAGAGATTCACTGTTTGAGAAATACTTCCATTGGTTTTGTCTTTCAATTCCATTATCTACTTCCTGAACTAACTGGACTTGAAAATATAACTATGCCAGCCAGGAAAACCGGTACACATAAAGCGATGGAAGAGTATGCTCTCCATCTAATGGAAAGTTTTTCCGTTTTGCATTGTAAAGATAAGTTTCCAAGTCAGATGTCTGGTGGGGAAGGACAAAGAGTTGCGATTGCAAGGGCTCTCATACAAAAACCTAAATTTCTGTTTGCTGATGAACCAACGGGAAATCTTGATACAATTAACGGTGATAAGGTGATGGAGATCTTTAAACGGATCAACAAAGAAGATGGGACCACCATTCTTTTTGTTACGCATGACCCTGATTATGCGGCCCTTGCCAGTCGCCGTGTTCACATGATTGACGGGAAAATAGCAGAAATTTCTTAA
- a CDS encoding multiheme c-type cytochrome, with the protein MKFKKFQLTNILTILFMFVSCSDSSFLSSHWKHPISEQGLPPSQFPPLEKSLDPKDCATCHKDQFQNWERSLHSKSVSGGFLWQKEILSANEFRSCLNCHSPLPETKSELDLEYHTTTILNSKSHNFPNGIGNPSILCASCHIRNQIRFGPPPRTNNDKKITSGNIPHNSYVVKNEFESSEFCKSCHESKETGVKLNGKRLMEVYSEWERSPFAKQGIQCQNCHMPDREHSWKGIHDKTFVQKSLLPTWEVKEKNGEYQIFAELKSIGVGHEFPTYVVPKIYLRFYVILNDKRKPLLLEESVVGRIVNTNLTEEYADTRIKPKGSHIVRFDYKPNENSIQEFFWKIEVDPDEQYVRTFQEQLDNRGNELSKQSLILLRESLAEKKNSLYTLFTLSWKVPASLPR; encoded by the coding sequence GTGAAATTTAAAAAATTCCAACTTACGAACATTCTGACAATTCTATTCATGTTCGTAAGTTGTTCTGATTCTAGTTTTCTATCATCTCATTGGAAACATCCAATTTCAGAACAAGGATTACCTCCTTCCCAGTTTCCTCCTTTAGAAAAAAGTTTAGACCCAAAAGATTGTGCAACTTGCCACAAAGATCAATTTCAAAATTGGGAAAGAAGTTTGCATTCCAAGTCGGTGAGCGGCGGTTTTTTATGGCAAAAAGAAATTCTATCAGCTAATGAATTCAGATCCTGTCTCAATTGCCACTCACCTCTTCCAGAAACCAAATCTGAACTTGACCTTGAATACCATACAACAACGATCCTAAATTCTAAATCGCACAACTTCCCCAACGGAATAGGAAATCCATCCATTCTTTGTGCTTCTTGTCATATCAGAAATCAAATTCGATTTGGTCCTCCACCCAGAACAAATAATGACAAAAAGATAACCTCTGGGAACATTCCACATAACAGTTATGTGGTGAAAAATGAATTTGAATCCTCAGAATTTTGTAAGTCTTGTCATGAAAGTAAAGAAACAGGTGTCAAACTGAATGGGAAACGACTTATGGAAGTTTATTCTGAATGGGAACGAAGTCCTTTTGCCAAACAAGGAATCCAATGCCAAAACTGCCATATGCCTGACAGAGAACATTCCTGGAAAGGAATCCATGACAAAACCTTTGTTCAAAAATCCTTATTACCAACCTGGGAAGTAAAAGAAAAAAATGGAGAATACCAAATTTTTGCTGAGTTAAAATCAATAGGTGTTGGTCATGAGTTTCCAACTTACGTAGTTCCTAAAATTTACTTACGTTTTTATGTTATTTTAAATGATAAAAGAAAACCTTTACTACTGGAAGAATCAGTCGTAGGAAGGATAGTGAACACAAACCTTACAGAAGAATATGCTGATACGAGAATCAAACCAAAAGGTTCTCATATAGTTCGTTTTGATTATAAACCCAATGAAAATTCAATTCAGGAGTTTTTTTGGAAAATTGAAGTGGATCCGGACGAACAGTATGTCCGGACTTTCCAGGAACAGTTAGACAATCGAGGTAATGAACTTTCTAAACAGTCGCTAATTTTATTAAGAGAGTCCCTCGCTGAAAAAAAGAACTCTCTATATACACTATTTACTTTGAGTTGGAAAGTGCCTGCTTCACTTCCGCGATGA
- a CDS encoding tetratricopeptide repeat protein, with translation MKHLIHILAVTCLLVTSLHSQEKEQVGSAYFQAVDEYKVKNYNKSIELVKSLLTDGKSSYEFYALLAFNYDKLNDFENSYKNMLEARKRKTDDEDLLQGSLAILTRHKKWKPAIELAEKTIPLFPQNPEVRYFYALALSERGASKTALSQIEKAKAGSPSDFRMLELEGKIYYNLKNYDKADVSLRWASSLNQNSAEIWNNLALVQESLYKTNKKLGKKSQANTYLTEAKDCIQKASDLNGESNTIKENSKRIAALSNL, from the coding sequence ATGAAACATTTGATTCACATTCTTGCTGTTACTTGTTTACTCGTAACCTCACTACATTCTCAAGAAAAGGAACAAGTTGGTTCCGCTTACTTTCAAGCTGTCGATGAATACAAAGTCAAAAACTATAACAAGTCAATTGAGTTAGTAAAAAGTCTTTTGACTGACGGTAAGTCCTCTTATGAATTTTACGCATTACTTGCATTTAACTATGACAAGTTGAATGATTTCGAAAATTCTTATAAAAATATGTTGGAAGCAAGGAAACGAAAAACAGATGATGAGGATCTTTTACAGGGTAGCCTTGCCATTTTAACTCGTCATAAAAAATGGAAACCGGCCATTGAACTTGCGGAAAAAACAATTCCTTTGTTCCCACAAAATCCAGAAGTTCGTTATTTTTATGCTCTAGCTCTTTCTGAAAGAGGAGCTTCCAAAACAGCACTTTCTCAAATCGAAAAAGCTAAAGCTGGGAGTCCTAGTGATTTTCGAATGTTAGAATTAGAAGGTAAGATATATTATAATTTAAAAAATTATGACAAAGCAGATGTTAGTTTGCGTTGGGCCTCCTCTTTAAATCAAAACTCAGCTGAAATCTGGAATAACTTAGCACTCGTCCAAGAATCACTTTATAAAACGAATAAAAAATTGGGTAAAAAGTCCCAAGCAAACACTTATTTGACGGAAGCTAAGGATTGTATTCAGAAAGCCTCCGATTTGAATGGGGAAAGTAATACAATCAAAGAAAACTCTAAACGGATCGCTGCGCTCAGTAACTTGTGA